One Nitrospira sp. DNA window includes the following coding sequences:
- a CDS encoding CzcABC family efflux RND transporter, membrane fusion protein — MSRNIVVLVVFFLISVVVGCSESKVEPPPPKATAEQEQGEAVHESGEPHQLTIPPQALEGQTFQTAVVERRAFRDEIQATASIKPNEYRLFHLSPRIEGRVIDVMAELGDSVKQGQPLALFDSIELGQKKAAFLQGVTNRDVDYRNYTREKGLFEQRISSEKEFVEAKGTYEKSMAAYRAAYEALRLVGLSDDDIKKIGWSGKGKALSSFALVAPQAGTVIERNITRGELLTPKDNAFTIADLSTVWILLDIYEQHLAAVKVGSEVEITVDAYPKERFRGKIAYLGYVLNPDTRTVDARVEIANLDRRLRPGMFARAALILPSTQEDQKVLVVPQDAIQQVDEKSVAFVEERPGAYTVRPVLVGRRSGNDAEVHSGVAEGERVVTQGSFDLKSILLKERIAGD; from the coding sequence ATGAGCCGGAATATTGTCGTTCTAGTTGTATTTTTCCTCATCTCTGTTGTCGTGGGTTGTAGCGAGAGCAAGGTCGAGCCACCACCGCCGAAGGCAACGGCCGAGCAGGAGCAAGGCGAGGCTGTTCATGAAAGCGGTGAGCCCCATCAACTCACCATTCCACCTCAGGCGCTCGAAGGACAGACGTTCCAGACCGCCGTCGTTGAACGACGCGCCTTCCGGGATGAAATTCAAGCCACCGCGAGCATCAAGCCGAATGAATATCGATTATTCCACCTCAGTCCCCGGATCGAAGGCCGCGTGATCGATGTCATGGCCGAGCTAGGTGATTCCGTCAAGCAGGGACAGCCGTTAGCGCTGTTTGACAGCATTGAGCTGGGACAGAAGAAGGCAGCATTTCTCCAAGGTGTCACCAATCGCGATGTGGATTATCGTAACTACACCCGAGAGAAAGGCTTGTTCGAGCAACGCATTTCCTCAGAGAAGGAATTTGTGGAAGCCAAGGGCACCTACGAGAAAAGCATGGCGGCCTATCGGGCCGCCTACGAAGCCCTGCGGCTCGTCGGCCTTTCGGACGATGACATCAAGAAGATCGGCTGGAGCGGGAAGGGGAAGGCTCTCTCCTCCTTCGCGCTGGTGGCTCCACAGGCGGGGACTGTGATCGAGCGGAACATCACGCGTGGCGAACTGCTGACACCGAAGGATAATGCCTTCACCATCGCGGATCTTTCGACCGTCTGGATCCTCCTCGATATCTATGAACAGCATCTGGCCGCTGTCAAAGTGGGGAGCGAGGTAGAGATCACCGTGGACGCCTATCCGAAGGAGCGATTTCGCGGGAAGATCGCCTATCTCGGTTACGTGCTGAATCCGGATACACGAACCGTCGATGCACGGGTCGAGATTGCAAACCTCGACCGCCGCCTGCGACCCGGCATGTTTGCCCGAGCGGCCCTCATTCTTCCCAGCACACAAGAAGACCAAAAGGTCTTGGTCGTCCCCCAGGACGCCATTCAACAGGTCGACGAGAAATCGGTGGCATTTGTGGAGGAGCGCCCGGGCGCCTATACGGTCCGGCCGGTTCTTGTTGGTCGCAGGTCTGGAAACGACGCGGAGGTGCATTCCGGCGTAGCTGAAGGCGAGCGGGTCGTCACTCAAGGATCCTTCGATCTCAAGTCCATTCTGTTGAAGGAACGGATCGCGGGAGACTAG
- a CDS encoding Cobalt/zinc/cadmium resistance protein CzcD, giving the protein MQHKSESRPRQEKNLRRVLLLTGTFMVVEVIAGFFAGSLAVLADAGHMLTDVAALSLSAFALWMAGKPSTPEHTYGYHRAEILAAVVNAVVLLLLATWILYEAYDRFGEPSQVLGLPMLLVGLVGLAVNLASMKLLDGHADESLNLRSAYLEVLSDAISSIGVMLGGAIIWTTGWVLIDPLLSVGISFFIVWRTWTLLSQAVHVLMEGVPAGVDAREVGRAMADVPGVKGVHDLHIWTITSGLNALSSHVVVLVGEDRDAVLLRLQQLLAEQFRIEHVTLQIVEQGSDRIRIDS; this is encoded by the coding sequence ATGCAGCACAAGTCAGAGAGCAGACCCAGGCAGGAAAAGAATCTGCGACGGGTCTTGTTGCTGACCGGGACGTTTATGGTCGTCGAAGTGATCGCGGGCTTCTTTGCGGGAAGTTTGGCGGTGCTTGCCGACGCCGGTCACATGCTGACAGATGTGGCGGCGCTGAGTCTGAGCGCCTTTGCCCTGTGGATGGCTGGGAAACCGTCCACTCCCGAACACACCTATGGCTACCATCGCGCGGAGATTCTCGCCGCAGTTGTCAATGCCGTCGTGCTGTTGCTCCTGGCGACGTGGATTCTCTATGAGGCCTATGACCGCTTCGGAGAGCCAAGTCAGGTATTGGGCCTTCCGATGCTACTGGTCGGACTAGTGGGGTTGGCGGTGAATCTTGCCAGTATGAAACTGCTCGACGGCCATGCTGACGAGAGTCTGAACCTGCGGAGCGCCTATCTTGAAGTGCTGAGTGATGCGATCAGTTCTATCGGCGTCATGCTCGGTGGCGCGATTATTTGGACGACCGGATGGGTGCTCATCGATCCACTTCTCAGCGTGGGGATCAGCTTCTTCATTGTCTGGCGCACGTGGACGCTCCTTTCTCAAGCCGTTCATGTTCTCATGGAAGGCGTTCCAGCGGGTGTGGATGCACGGGAAGTCGGGCGGGCGATGGCCGACGTACCGGGGGTGAAGGGGGTACACGACCTCCATATCTGGACCATCACGTCCGGTCTAAATGCACTCAGCTCCCATGTTGTGGTCTTGGTTGGGGAAGATCGAGATGCGGTCTTGCTCCGCCTGCAACAGCTGCTGGCGGAGCAGTTTCGGATTGAACATGTCACGTTGCAGATTGTGGAGCAAGGTTCGGATCGGATTCGGATCGATTCCTAG
- a CDS encoding Mobile element protein, producing the protein MQQSTFAEVTFEQYRKPTRRERFLDEMNRVVPWAELAAVIAPVYPKAEGPGRPPVGVERMLRLHCLQQWFNLSDPAVEEALYDSRAMRQFVGIDLGREPVPDETTICKFRHLLEAHQVGEQLFARIGAYLAAQGMTVSRGTIVDATIIAAPSSTKNRQKERDPEMHQTKKGNQWYFGMKAHLGVDSRTKLIHSVAATAANVHDSQVLPKLLHGQETRVWGDAAYSGQRDVIRHHAPGAQNFIQTKAHRHRPLSEAERARNRTKSRVRAKVEHVFLVIKRIFGWSKVRYRGLAKNTHWLFISCGLANLYVARRRLLVGA; encoded by the coding sequence ATGCAGCAATCGACGTTTGCCGAGGTCACGTTTGAACAGTATCGCAAGCCCACCCGCCGGGAGCGATTTCTCGACGAGATGAACCGCGTGGTGCCGTGGGCGGAACTGGCTGCCGTGATTGCGCCGGTCTATCCCAAGGCCGAGGGCCCTGGGCGTCCGCCGGTGGGCGTCGAACGCATGCTGCGCCTCCATTGTCTGCAACAGTGGTTCAACCTGTCGGACCCGGCGGTGGAGGAGGCGTTGTACGACTCGCGCGCCATGCGGCAGTTCGTGGGCATTGATCTCGGCCGCGAGCCCGTGCCGGATGAGACAACGATCTGCAAATTTCGGCATCTGCTGGAAGCCCACCAGGTGGGCGAACAACTCTTTGCGCGGATCGGAGCGTATCTGGCCGCCCAAGGCATGACGGTCAGCCGGGGCACCATCGTGGATGCGACCATTATTGCGGCGCCCAGTTCGACGAAGAATCGCCAGAAGGAGCGGGATCCAGAGATGCATCAGACGAAGAAAGGGAACCAGTGGTACTTCGGCATGAAGGCCCATCTTGGGGTGGACAGCCGGACCAAGCTGATCCATTCGGTGGCCGCCACGGCGGCGAATGTGCATGACAGTCAGGTGTTGCCCAAGCTGCTGCATGGACAGGAGACCCGCGTGTGGGGGGACGCGGCCTACAGCGGGCAACGCGACGTGATCCGGCACCACGCCCCCGGTGCCCAGAACTTCATCCAGACGAAAGCCCATCGGCATCGGCCCCTGAGCGAGGCGGAGCGCGCCCGCAATCGAACGAAGTCGAGGGTCCGCGCCAAAGTCGAGCATGTGTTCTTGGTGATCAAGCGAATCTTTGGATGGTCCAAAGTCCGCTACCGCGGGTTGGCGAAGAATACCCACTGGCTGTTCATCAGCTGCGGCTTGGCGAATCTGTACGTGGCTCGACGGCGCCTGTTGGTGGGGGCCTAG
- a CDS encoding P-type ATPase: MEARKKVMDKDHDGGFAGPWWQYPILRNALMAGALAGVGFALAHLGLVSERTEALFYFVAIPLGGYHWGREALESLIQERVIGIDFLMLAATVGSGILGLWDEAAFLVFLYGSAEGLEEYTYARTRSAIRALLDLAPKEAHVLRNGQEVTIPAEALQVGDRFLARPGETIPTDGVIRIGSSSVDEAAVTGESIPVDKVPGMKVFAGTLNRQGLLEIEATTSFQDNTLAKIIHLVEAAQERKGQAQQWIERFGRRYSPAVLLVSVGFLVVPWLLGLPLEDWAERAVVLLVAAAPCALVMSTPVATAAAIGWAGKHGILIKGGVHLEHLGGIRIAAFDKTGTLTAGKPIVTDIIALNGSPAELLAVAAGIEYGSEHPLARAILDKARAEGFALRSMQDFQALTGVGATAVSDGVRWYVGSPALFKDLGVTLDTVRAEVQTQQAQGKTVVLVGTKQALHGLLILQDPVREGAKDVILELRGLGLRAVMLTGDNASTARTVAKKLSLDDSLADLKPEDKVEAVKELERRHGPVLMVGDGINDAPALAAATCGVAMGVAGSDAAIEAADVALMADDLAKVPEVLRLALRAKRISVQNIVFSLLLLAILIPLAVGGVLNVAVAVLVHEVSELIAVANGLRVAWPIVCVSTSE, encoded by the coding sequence ATGGAGGCCCGGAAGAAGGTGATGGATAAAGACCACGACGGAGGCTTTGCCGGCCCATGGTGGCAATACCCGATTCTGCGCAATGCGCTGATGGCCGGTGCGCTGGCGGGCGTGGGATTTGCCTTGGCTCATCTGGGTCTGGTCTCTGAGCGGACCGAGGCGCTGTTCTATTTTGTAGCAATTCCGCTGGGCGGCTACCACTGGGGCCGGGAAGCTCTGGAGTCGCTGATCCAGGAGCGGGTCATCGGGATCGACTTCCTCATGCTGGCGGCCACCGTCGGATCCGGCATCCTGGGGCTGTGGGATGAAGCCGCCTTCCTGGTGTTTCTCTATGGGTCGGCCGAGGGCCTGGAAGAATATACCTACGCTCGCACGCGCTCGGCCATCCGCGCTCTCCTAGACTTGGCGCCCAAAGAGGCTCATGTCCTCCGCAACGGCCAGGAAGTCACGATTCCTGCCGAAGCACTGCAGGTGGGAGACCGGTTTCTGGCCCGACCTGGCGAGACCATTCCGACCGACGGGGTGATTCGGATCGGAAGCTCCAGCGTGGACGAGGCGGCAGTCACCGGTGAATCCATTCCGGTCGATAAGGTCCCCGGCATGAAAGTCTTTGCAGGAACCCTCAACCGGCAAGGTCTCCTGGAAATCGAGGCGACCACGTCGTTTCAGGACAACACCCTGGCCAAAATTATTCATCTGGTGGAAGCGGCGCAGGAGCGCAAGGGGCAAGCTCAGCAATGGATCGAGCGCTTCGGTCGCCGTTACAGCCCCGCCGTGCTGCTGGTCTCGGTCGGGTTCCTCGTGGTGCCGTGGCTCCTCGGCTTGCCACTGGAGGATTGGGCCGAGCGGGCAGTGGTGCTCCTGGTCGCGGCCGCTCCATGCGCGCTCGTGATGTCCACTCCAGTGGCGACCGCGGCCGCGATTGGCTGGGCCGGAAAACATGGCATCCTGATCAAAGGCGGCGTGCATCTGGAGCACCTCGGGGGAATCCGCATTGCCGCCTTCGATAAAACCGGGACCCTCACTGCGGGCAAACCGATTGTCACAGACATCATCGCGCTCAACGGCTCACCCGCCGAGTTGCTCGCGGTGGCAGCCGGCATCGAGTATGGGTCTGAACATCCGCTGGCGCGGGCCATCCTCGACAAGGCTCGGGCTGAGGGTTTTGCTCTGAGGTCGATGCAGGACTTTCAGGCCCTGACAGGCGTGGGGGCAACCGCGGTGTCTGATGGTGTGAGATGGTATGTTGGTAGTCCGGCGCTGTTCAAAGATCTTGGGGTCACCCTGGACACCGTTCGGGCGGAGGTGCAGACCCAGCAGGCCCAGGGAAAAACCGTCGTCTTGGTGGGAACGAAGCAAGCTCTGCATGGCCTACTCATCTTGCAGGATCCCGTCCGGGAAGGGGCGAAAGACGTCATCCTCGAGCTCCGCGGCTTGGGCCTGCGCGCGGTCATGCTGACGGGGGATAACGCGAGTACGGCACGGACTGTTGCCAAGAAGCTCAGCCTCGATGACAGCCTGGCCGATCTCAAACCGGAAGACAAGGTCGAGGCCGTCAAGGAGTTGGAACGTCGGCATGGACCGGTCCTGATGGTCGGCGATGGGATCAATGATGCGCCAGCCCTGGCGGCTGCGACGTGCGGGGTTGCTATGGGGGTAGCGGGAAGCGATGCGGCCATCGAGGCGGCGGATGTGGCACTGATGGCCGATGATCTGGCGAAGGTGCCCGAGGTGCTCCGGCTTGCGCTAAGAGCGAAGCGCATCAGTGTGCAGAATATCGTCTTCTCCCTCCTGCTTCTGGCCATCCTCATACCCTTGGCGGTGGGTGGCGTCTTGAATGTCGCCGTGGCCGTCCTCGTCCACGAAGTCAGCGAGCTGATCGCCGTCGCGAATGGTCTGCGAGTCGCCTGGCCAATAGTGTGCGTATCAACTTCGGAATAG
- a CDS encoding CzcABC family efflux RND transporter, transmembrane protein, which yields MLNSLFEFSLRNRFLVLVFVGLIIAAGVYAMRKLPIDAVPDVTPNQVQILTDSPGLGPVEVEKFITFPVETALSGLPGITLIRSVSRFGLSAVTVYFEEGMDIYFCRRLVMERLPRAQQAIPPGFGNPEMGPISTGLGEVFQFEVKGQGYSLMQLRTILDWDIALKLRSVPGVVEVNSYGGELQTYEVALDASKLVAYKIPISRVFEAIERNNANAGGGYIVHAQEQYLIRGEGLVQTLEDLNNIVVATGHDGTPITIRNIAQTRFEPLIRQGAVTRDEGGEVVTGVALMLIGENSRVVVNRIKAKLTEIQKSLPPGVTVDPFYDRTDLVRNTIQTVATNLTEGALLVIAVLFLLLGNLRAGLIVASVIPLSMLVALTGMLAAGISGNLMSLGAIDFGLIVDGSVVMIENIMRHLAERRKQMRPSSEEIRQVILRSGREVLRPIFFAVGIIIIVYLPILTLQGVEGKMFRPMALTVIFALVAALVLAFTVAPVFVSLFLRREVREEETWVIRWAKRVYQPLLSQTLRHPVITAGVAALAFAGSLALASILGAEFIPKLDEGAIALQAWRFPSVALEESVKSTNRIGQILGQFPEVTTVVPRTGRPEIATDPMGVEVSDVYIILKPKSEWRTAHTKADLIEAFDRALKAAVPGTIFSYSQPIELRVQELIAGVRSDIAITIFGEDMDTLKRLGDQVVQVVSGVQGAADTKAEQVAGMPYLRVIINREAIARYGINASEILGTVEALGGRVAGQVVKGNQRFFIQVRFRPEDRSNFDRIKDIRVADPSGRQIPLSQLADIRTETGLAQISRENIHRRLAVETNVRSRDLASFVAEAQRAVEAQIPLPKGYWIEWGGQFQQLQEASTRLAIVVPIALFLIFVLLYTTFNAVGPAMLIFLNVPLAATGGIIALALRGMPFSISAAVGFIALFGVAVLNGVVLMAYILDLQKQGLSRAEAASQGAMIRLRPVLMTALVASLGFVPMALSTSAGAEVQQPLATVVIGGLVTSTALTLLVLPTLYVWEERLRETWAQRRGKAEEASVPYGQEV from the coding sequence ATGTTGAACTCACTCTTTGAATTTTCGTTGCGCAACCGATTTCTCGTGCTGGTGTTTGTGGGCCTCATTATTGCTGCCGGCGTCTATGCCATGCGGAAGTTGCCGATCGATGCCGTGCCCGACGTGACGCCGAATCAGGTGCAGATCCTCACCGATTCGCCCGGCTTGGGTCCCGTGGAGGTCGAGAAGTTCATTACCTTTCCCGTTGAAACGGCGCTGTCGGGGCTGCCGGGCATCACCCTCATCCGCTCGGTGTCCCGTTTTGGGCTGTCCGCCGTCACCGTGTACTTCGAGGAAGGGATGGATATCTATTTCTGCCGGCGACTCGTGATGGAACGACTCCCGCGGGCCCAGCAGGCGATTCCACCGGGATTCGGCAATCCCGAGATGGGCCCGATTTCGACGGGATTGGGGGAGGTCTTCCAGTTCGAGGTCAAGGGCCAAGGCTACTCCTTGATGCAGCTACGCACGATTCTTGATTGGGACATCGCCTTGAAGTTGCGGTCCGTTCCGGGCGTCGTCGAGGTCAACAGCTACGGAGGGGAGCTCCAAACGTACGAAGTGGCGCTCGATGCGAGCAAATTGGTGGCGTACAAGATTCCGATCAGCCGGGTCTTCGAGGCAATCGAACGCAATAACGCCAATGCCGGCGGCGGCTACATCGTGCACGCGCAAGAGCAGTATCTGATCCGCGGCGAGGGGTTGGTGCAAACGTTAGAGGACCTCAACAATATCGTCGTGGCGACGGGGCATGATGGGACGCCGATCACGATACGTAACATCGCGCAGACACGCTTTGAACCACTGATACGGCAGGGAGCGGTCACCCGGGACGAGGGCGGTGAAGTCGTGACGGGCGTGGCCCTCATGCTCATCGGCGAAAACTCGCGGGTGGTCGTCAACCGTATCAAAGCGAAACTCACGGAAATCCAGAAGTCGCTCCCGCCCGGCGTGACGGTCGACCCCTTCTATGACCGAACCGACCTGGTGCGCAATACCATTCAAACGGTCGCTACAAATCTCACCGAAGGCGCCCTCCTCGTGATCGCCGTCCTATTTCTCCTGCTCGGCAACCTTCGAGCCGGCCTCATCGTGGCCTCGGTGATCCCGCTGTCGATGTTGGTCGCGCTCACCGGCATGCTGGCCGCCGGCATTTCCGGCAACCTCATGAGCCTGGGGGCGATCGATTTCGGCCTTATTGTGGATGGGTCGGTCGTGATGATTGAAAACATCATGCGCCATTTGGCTGAACGGCGAAAACAAATGCGACCGAGTTCCGAAGAAATCCGGCAAGTGATTCTGCGATCCGGCCGGGAAGTCCTCCGCCCGATCTTCTTTGCCGTCGGCATCATCATCATCGTCTACCTGCCGATTTTGACGCTGCAAGGCGTCGAAGGAAAGATGTTCCGACCGATGGCGCTGACCGTCATCTTTGCGCTCGTGGCTGCGCTCGTCCTCGCGTTCACGGTGGCTCCGGTCTTCGTGAGCCTGTTCCTCCGCCGAGAAGTCCGTGAAGAAGAAACGTGGGTGATTCGCTGGGCCAAACGGGTCTACCAGCCTCTCTTGTCCCAGACCCTGCGGCATCCGGTGATCACCGCCGGCGTTGCCGCCCTCGCCTTTGCCGGAAGCCTAGCCCTTGCCTCCATCCTGGGGGCGGAATTCATTCCCAAGTTGGACGAGGGAGCGATCGCGCTGCAAGCCTGGCGTTTCCCCAGCGTGGCCTTAGAGGAATCGGTCAAGAGTACGAACCGGATCGGGCAAATTCTGGGGCAGTTTCCGGAGGTCACCACTGTTGTCCCGCGAACCGGTCGTCCAGAGATTGCCACCGATCCAATGGGGGTGGAGGTGAGTGATGTCTATATTATCTTGAAACCCAAGTCGGAATGGAGGACGGCCCACACGAAAGCGGACCTGATTGAGGCCTTCGATCGGGCGCTCAAGGCGGCGGTGCCCGGTACGATCTTCAGTTACTCTCAGCCCATTGAGTTACGGGTGCAGGAGCTGATTGCCGGAGTGCGTTCCGATATCGCCATCACGATTTTCGGCGAAGATATGGACACGCTCAAACGCCTGGGCGATCAAGTGGTGCAAGTGGTCTCCGGGGTCCAGGGGGCCGCGGACACCAAGGCCGAACAAGTTGCGGGCATGCCGTACCTGCGAGTCATCATCAACCGCGAGGCGATCGCTCGCTATGGCATCAATGCCTCGGAGATTCTCGGGACCGTCGAAGCCCTCGGTGGACGTGTGGCGGGGCAGGTCGTCAAGGGCAATCAGCGCTTCTTCATTCAGGTCCGCTTTCGGCCAGAAGATCGGAGCAATTTCGATCGGATCAAGGACATCCGGGTCGCCGATCCTTCAGGGCGGCAGATACCACTCAGTCAGCTTGCCGACATTCGGACGGAGACCGGTTTGGCGCAGATCAGCCGGGAAAATATTCACCGGCGTCTGGCGGTGGAAACCAACGTCCGAAGCCGGGATTTAGCGAGTTTCGTGGCCGAGGCGCAGCGAGCCGTGGAAGCCCAGATCCCCTTACCCAAAGGGTATTGGATCGAGTGGGGAGGACAGTTCCAACAATTGCAGGAGGCGTCCACGCGGCTGGCGATCGTCGTCCCGATCGCGTTGTTTCTCATCTTCGTGCTCCTCTACACGACCTTTAACGCGGTCGGGCCGGCGATGCTGATTTTTCTGAATGTGCCACTGGCAGCCACCGGCGGCATCATAGCCCTGGCGCTCCGCGGCATGCCCTTTTCGATTTCGGCCGCGGTCGGGTTTATTGCGCTGTTTGGAGTCGCGGTCCTCAACGGCGTCGTCCTGATGGCCTACATCCTCGATCTGCAGAAACAGGGCCTGTCGCGCGCGGAAGCCGCTTCGCAAGGCGCCATGATTCGTCTGCGTCCGGTGCTGATGACGGCATTGGTGGCCAGCCTCGGTTTTGTGCCGATGGCCCTCTCGACCTCCGCGGGGGCGGAAGTGCAGCAGCCGCTCGCGACCGTGGTCATCGGTGGACTCGTGACCTCCACCGCCTTGACCCTGCTGGTGTTGCCGACCCTGTATGTTTGGGAAGAGCGGCTGCGAGAAACGTGGGCCCAACGGAGAGGGAAGGCCGAAGAAGCGTCAGTGCCGTACGGGCAGGAAGTGTAG
- a CDS encoding HtrA protease/chaperone protein: MKTRLFFSTLRMLIVVLSAWLFGDGGVGLAGTDHGASPHKESPGLRLLEDLQTVITDLAEEAKSSVVSIFPIQAPGRSRDGAGERVPNSTGSGSGVIVDPNGHIITNNHVVGDASEVEVRFSDKTKLFAQVIGKDPDTDLAVLKVTADHPLPAARFGDSTGVKVGQWVLAVGNPFGLDRTVTLGVVSGIGRENINLSRYENFIQTDASINPGNSGGPLFNLRGEIVGINTAIINFAQGIGFAIPSNMAKQVMHQLIAKGKVVRAWLGVGLQPLTPDLAKKFGVNENEGVLVNEVFERDPAAVAGIKPGDVITKVDGAPVDTPNKLSRLVAALEPGATAHVEVVRDGKRMKLNVALSERRDTVVTASLPQTRSDMKLGIDVQDLTAGLAEKFHLNESRGVLIAKVETGSLAQAEGLREGDLVKEVNRVDIGTVGEFTVAVSKVKRGETILLRVLREGRAFYVVLKPPDR; encoded by the coding sequence ATGAAGACACGATTATTCTTCTCGACGCTGCGCATGCTGATCGTCGTTCTCTCCGCATGGCTGTTCGGCGATGGCGGCGTCGGCCTCGCCGGGACAGACCACGGCGCATCCCCGCATAAAGAGTCCCCCGGACTGCGCCTGTTGGAAGATCTACAAACCGTCATTACGGACCTGGCTGAGGAAGCCAAATCCTCCGTCGTGAGCATTTTTCCCATCCAAGCACCGGGACGATCGCGGGATGGGGCCGGCGAACGGGTACCGAACTCGACGGGGTCCGGCTCGGGGGTCATCGTCGATCCGAACGGCCACATTATTACGAACAACCACGTAGTCGGCGACGCCTCGGAAGTCGAAGTGCGCTTCTCCGACAAAACCAAGCTCTTCGCCCAGGTGATCGGCAAGGATCCGGACACGGATCTGGCCGTGCTCAAAGTCACGGCCGACCACCCCCTCCCCGCCGCCCGCTTCGGCGACTCCACCGGCGTGAAGGTCGGCCAGTGGGTCCTCGCAGTCGGGAATCCCTTCGGGCTGGACCGAACGGTCACGCTCGGGGTCGTCAGCGGGATCGGGCGGGAAAACATCAATCTGTCGCGTTATGAAAATTTCATCCAGACCGATGCCTCCATCAATCCCGGCAACTCCGGTGGGCCGCTGTTCAATCTGCGCGGCGAAATCGTCGGCATCAATACGGCCATCATCAACTTCGCCCAAGGCATCGGCTTCGCCATTCCCTCCAACATGGCCAAGCAAGTGATGCATCAGCTGATCGCGAAGGGCAAGGTCGTCCGGGCCTGGCTGGGAGTCGGGCTACAGCCGTTGACTCCCGATCTGGCGAAGAAGTTCGGGGTGAATGAGAATGAAGGCGTCCTCGTCAACGAAGTGTTTGAACGGGACCCGGCGGCCGTGGCCGGCATCAAGCCGGGCGATGTCATCACCAAAGTCGACGGTGCCCCGGTGGACACGCCGAACAAACTGTCGCGCCTCGTCGCAGCCTTGGAACCGGGAGCCACGGCCCATGTTGAAGTCGTGCGGGACGGCAAGCGGATGAAGCTCAATGTAGCCTTGAGCGAACGTCGGGATACGGTCGTGACGGCATCGCTGCCCCAAACGAGATCCGATATGAAGCTGGGCATCGATGTGCAGGACCTGACCGCAGGATTGGCGGAGAAATTTCACCTCAACGAAAGCCGCGGCGTGCTGATCGCCAAGGTCGAGACTGGCAGCCTGGCCCAGGCTGAAGGCCTGCGCGAAGGCGATCTGGTCAAGGAAGTGAACCGTGTCGATATCGGCACCGTGGGAGAATTCACCGTCGCCGTGTCCAAGGTCAAACGCGGCGAGACGATTCTCCTGCGCGTCCTGCGCGAAGGGCGGGCCTTTTATGTCGTTTTGAAGCCCCCCGATCGATAG